One stretch of Eggerthella lenta DSM 2243 DNA includes these proteins:
- a CDS encoding S8 family serine peptidase, whose translation MYRYAGDLAAGVDVPDDPRASQEEQYYLYGGEFGTMKGADVLNAWNRVAGGSDVTVAVFDSGCRLDHEDLAGTLLTDLAYDAASRKPLKDFEAKDQDANGHGTAVAGLVGAQSGNGKGIAGTGFNARLLPVKVHNPLIGSPDTATVLKGISYVANLVRTERPKGNDFNLRVANMSFISYPGAGEEGDPALHRAIQDLRAEGVMTVAAGGDGDGSGNAKTEYGYPSDFPEVVGVTALEQTGRNAPWSDYNDKKDLSAPAVDLATTLADAPDAYGRFSGTSGASPIVAGVAALLMTASPDLTVDEAERVLEGTADEIQDPDNGRRALSGSAGAVNASKAIDSVLPAAVVDVNDLQLDPIPDQRYANQALEPDVVLRTADGARTLVNGQDYALSYENNVRAGTASVTIAGRGAYTGSRSATFEITPNLSNLVLVVRFQGDTSGDGDTGLNAPYASYRPETKWQALQEFYNNPEPKFTPAKNYFGISMRGFLYASSQGAVDTLSYFPQSLGNGKVACITLDRPRSYYDVFNGDFNLFNDTLEKFAQQYPDFDPKYLDPSGDGIIENVTIIPDVGTQAPIRGNALSPHKFNLGGHGLSVGSGASAKQVANVNVNDTLTVAGTSSKVITHEFIHSLGIYDYYRKDEQVSGSKPVGYWDIMSDTGLFQPLAITRQDLGWTTIQQESQSGRFTLSELGSGGQQAIMFKSPFSDNEYFVAEYRKKGDYGQIDSNITGSGVIVYRVNPAYRDWGNWGKDDYIYVFRPGETGVRDAKGDIRDAQISLAGGTFRSSVGSSDMTQGITDGAIVLSDGRNTGIVVSAVEEGADSVTIDLSLPVTSEDDLWPLIGDESGSTQFGSDVQDVSTVSGDGGLYTLVQQGSGRNSSFLVMETREGDQGDRLVPLGNQISGTYMTNASLAIHQGSLYFLATNGDDMNQALLKRFDKASNAWVDVAQVSTRTYIQSPCAMASVADSLYVLVATLGRNGEGPQVYRLAEGAGGSTFEKVEDPLPVDYILAPQLFEFDGAPAIACGDNDGTGQSSTHLIRLMPEGSWSKLDLPHASEAAGSVDAVVHAGKLYLLAAFGNQAAGAPAPRLYVISPEGQVEIYKELSWLTYGLRKYSALEVSGDNLYVSAVMGRGPVNVVDVYSVPLAKVVGGQDLSSLDQWEQLGQTAYSPTSKIVTAVKDGRLYLGAVNEGSSRAVFVSHALLPGRSIISVTMPSSVQFSIDKGAADANAPLPATDGNGSATFAIRNNSSTAVRAFVSSVSVADASLVSRQEDLTANRSLMLGMGDVAGGAFAGWLPAVSQGAPATDIVYYPFNAAGQGVIEGNSSSPSVGLFGRLGDAGWEDRATFTVTPTFTVAMRQ comes from the coding sequence GTGTACCGGTACGCGGGCGACCTTGCCGCGGGGGTCGACGTTCCCGACGACCCCCGCGCTTCTCAGGAAGAGCAGTATTACTTGTATGGCGGCGAGTTCGGAACCATGAAGGGCGCGGACGTCCTGAACGCCTGGAATCGCGTTGCGGGCGGCTCCGACGTGACGGTCGCGGTGTTCGACAGCGGATGCCGGCTCGATCACGAGGACCTGGCGGGCACGCTGCTCACGGACCTTGCCTACGATGCGGCTAGCCGAAAGCCTTTGAAGGACTTCGAGGCGAAAGATCAGGATGCGAACGGGCACGGCACGGCGGTCGCGGGTTTGGTGGGCGCTCAGTCGGGTAACGGCAAAGGCATAGCCGGAACGGGTTTCAACGCCCGCCTGCTTCCCGTCAAGGTGCACAACCCGCTCATCGGGAGTCCCGACACCGCCACCGTGCTCAAGGGCATCTCCTATGTCGCGAACCTCGTCAGAACCGAGCGGCCCAAGGGCAACGACTTCAACCTTCGCGTTGCGAACATGTCCTTCATCTCCTATCCGGGAGCAGGGGAGGAGGGCGATCCCGCCCTGCATCGGGCCATTCAGGACTTGCGCGCCGAGGGTGTGATGACGGTGGCCGCCGGAGGCGACGGCGACGGGTCGGGGAACGCGAAGACGGAGTACGGGTATCCGTCCGACTTCCCCGAGGTCGTGGGCGTGACGGCCTTGGAGCAAACGGGTCGAAACGCGCCGTGGTCCGACTACAACGACAAGAAGGACCTGTCCGCTCCCGCCGTCGACCTCGCCACGACGTTGGCGGACGCGCCCGATGCCTACGGAAGGTTTTCGGGAACGTCCGGCGCAAGCCCCATCGTGGCAGGCGTCGCCGCGCTCCTGATGACCGCCAGCCCCGATTTGACGGTCGACGAAGCCGAACGGGTGCTCGAGGGCACGGCGGACGAGATCCAAGACCCCGATAACGGCAGGAGAGCGCTTTCGGGAAGCGCGGGCGCGGTGAACGCGTCCAAGGCTATCGACAGCGTTCTCCCGGCGGCGGTCGTGGACGTGAACGACTTGCAGCTCGACCCTATTCCCGACCAGCGGTACGCGAACCAGGCCTTGGAGCCGGATGTCGTTTTGCGTACCGCTGATGGCGCGCGGACGCTCGTGAACGGGCAAGACTACGCGCTTTCCTACGAGAACAACGTGCGGGCGGGCACGGCGAGCGTCACCATCGCGGGAAGGGGCGCCTACACCGGTTCGCGCAGCGCCACGTTCGAGATAACCCCCAACCTGTCGAACCTGGTCCTGGTGGTGCGCTTCCAAGGCGATACCTCGGGAGACGGCGACACGGGCCTCAACGCGCCGTATGCATCCTATCGGCCGGAGACGAAGTGGCAAGCGTTGCAGGAATTCTACAACAACCCTGAGCCGAAGTTCACTCCCGCCAAGAACTACTTCGGCATCAGCATGCGCGGGTTCCTCTACGCTTCCTCGCAAGGGGCGGTGGACACGCTGAGCTACTTCCCCCAATCGCTTGGCAACGGCAAGGTCGCCTGCATCACGCTCGACCGCCCCCGAAGCTACTATGACGTGTTCAACGGCGATTTCAATCTTTTCAACGACACGCTTGAGAAATTCGCTCAGCAGTACCCGGACTTCGATCCGAAGTATCTCGATCCGTCGGGTGACGGGATCATAGAGAACGTGACGATCATTCCGGACGTAGGCACCCAAGCGCCGATCCGCGGAAACGCGCTGTCCCCTCACAAATTCAACCTGGGAGGGCATGGCCTGTCCGTCGGCAGCGGGGCTTCCGCGAAGCAGGTGGCGAACGTCAACGTCAACGACACGCTGACCGTAGCGGGGACCTCGTCGAAGGTGATCACTCACGAGTTCATACACTCGCTGGGCATATACGACTATTATCGCAAAGACGAGCAGGTTAGCGGATCGAAGCCGGTCGGGTATTGGGACATCATGAGCGATACGGGTTTGTTCCAACCCTTGGCCATCACCCGCCAGGATCTCGGATGGACGACGATTCAGCAGGAGAGCCAATCAGGCCGGTTCACGCTGAGCGAATTGGGTTCGGGCGGGCAGCAGGCCATCATGTTTAAATCCCCCTTTTCGGATAACGAGTACTTCGTCGCGGAATATCGAAAGAAGGGCGACTACGGTCAAATCGACTCGAACATCACTGGTTCGGGCGTCATCGTGTACCGCGTGAATCCCGCGTACCGCGACTGGGGAAACTGGGGCAAAGACGACTACATCTACGTCTTCCGCCCGGGCGAGACGGGCGTGCGCGATGCCAAGGGGGATATCAGGGATGCTCAGATATCGCTTGCCGGGGGCACGTTCCGCTCCTCGGTCGGCTCAAGCGACATGACCCAAGGCATCACCGACGGGGCGATCGTGCTTTCCGACGGGCGCAACACCGGCATCGTGGTGAGCGCCGTGGAAGAGGGTGCCGATTCAGTCACCATCGATCTGTCGCTGCCCGTCACTTCCGAGGACGATCTCTGGCCGTTGATCGGAGACGAGAGCGGAAGCACGCAGTTCGGCAGCGATGTGCAGGACGTGAGCACCGTCAGCGGCGACGGAGGATTGTACACCCTCGTCCAACAGGGGAGCGGACGCAATTCCTCCTTTCTCGTGATGGAGACGCGCGAAGGCGACCAGGGCGACCGGCTCGTTCCGCTGGGGAACCAGATCTCGGGAACGTACATGACCAACGCCAGTTTGGCGATCCACCAAGGTTCGCTCTACTTCCTGGCGACCAACGGCGACGACATGAACCAGGCGCTTCTCAAGCGTTTCGACAAGGCCTCGAACGCATGGGTCGACGTCGCCCAGGTGTCAACGAGGACCTATATCCAAAGCCCCTGCGCTATGGCTTCGGTGGCGGACTCGCTCTACGTGCTGGTGGCAACCTTGGGCAGGAACGGCGAGGGGCCGCAGGTGTACCGTCTCGCCGAGGGGGCAGGAGGATCGACCTTCGAGAAGGTGGAGGATCCTTTGCCGGTCGACTACATCCTGGCCCCGCAGCTATTCGAGTTCGACGGAGCGCCCGCTATCGCGTGCGGCGACAACGATGGAACGGGTCAGAGCTCGACCCATCTGATTCGCTTGATGCCGGAGGGCTCATGGTCGAAGCTCGACCTACCCCATGCTTCGGAGGCTGCAGGCTCCGTCGATGCCGTCGTGCACGCCGGCAAGCTGTACCTGCTTGCGGCGTTCGGCAATCAGGCTGCAGGAGCCCCTGCTCCTCGCCTGTACGTCATCTCCCCAGAGGGCCAGGTGGAAATCTACAAAGAGCTTTCATGGCTGACCTACGGGTTGCGCAAATACAGCGCCCTGGAGGTGAGCGGCGACAACCTCTATGTATCCGCGGTGATGGGGCGGGGTCCCGTCAACGTTGTGGACGTCTACTCCGTGCCGTTGGCGAAGGTCGTGGGAGGGCAAGACCTGTCGTCCCTCGACCAGTGGGAGCAGCTTGGGCAGACGGCGTACAGTCCAACTTCTAAGATCGTCACCGCCGTGAAGGACGGCCGCCTCTATCTGGGCGCCGTCAACGAGGGAAGCAGTCGGGCCGTGTTCGTGTCGCATGCCCTGCTTCCAGGTCGATCGATCATCTCCGTGACCATGCCGTCGTCGGTGCAATTCTCCATCGATAAGGGCGCTGCGGACGCGAACGCCCCGCTTCCCGCGACCGACGGGAACGGGTCGGCGACGTTCGCCATACGCAACAACTCCTCCACCGCTGTTCGAGCGTTCGTTTCGAGCGTGTCGGTCGCCGATGCGAGTTTGGTGAGTCGCCAAGAGGATCTGACGGCGAACCGCTCGCTCATGCTGGGCATGGGCGATGTCGCGGGTGGGGCGTTCGCAGGTTGGTTGCCAGCGGTGTCGCAAGGCGCCCCTGCGACCGATATCGTGTACTACCCTTTCAACGCGGCGGGACAAGGGGTCATCGAGGGGAACTCCTCAAGCCCCTCCGTCGGCTTGTTCGGTAGGCTGGGAGATGCGGGCTGGGAGGATCGGGCAACCTTCACGGTGACTCCGACCTTCACGGTGGCGATGCGCCAATAA
- a CDS encoding DUF192 domain-containing protein — translation MGLSALQKLRFEFDMRRRYVAIRTRGQTVATDVLWARSFLARGRGLLGTHGLTPGRDGCLLDPCRRIHCHGMKYPIDTIHLSREFYIVGLERVDIGKTGARFKGSRCVLELASGEIERCGLKAGDRLSIDPSRVG, via the coding sequence ATGGGCCTGTCAGCACTGCAGAAGCTACGATTCGAATTCGACATGCGCCGACGCTACGTCGCGATCCGCACAAGAGGCCAAACGGTTGCGACGGATGTTCTTTGGGCCCGGAGCTTTCTCGCGCGAGGACGCGGGCTTCTCGGCACTCACGGGCTCACACCCGGACGTGACGGATGTCTGCTTGATCCCTGCCGCCGGATTCATTGCCATGGAATGAAATACCCGATCGATACGATCCACCTGAGCAGGGAGTTCTATATCGTTGGGCTGGAGCGTGTCGATATCGGCAAAACGGGAGCGCGGTTCAAAGGATCGCGTTGCGTACTGGAGCTCGCCTCGGGCGAAATCGAGCGCTGCGGTTTGAAGGCGGGCGACAGGCTGTCCATAGACCCCAGCCGCGTCGGTTAG
- the gpmI gene encoding 2,3-bisphosphoglycerate-independent phosphoglycerate mutase has protein sequence MSAVEESRAASAENLTLPACLIIMDGFGLAEPGPGNAISQARTPCLDEVFATRPWTKLEASGEAVGLPAGQMGNSEVGHLNIGAGRVVFQELTRINRACADGSLAANPVLNEAFAAAARPGAALHLMGLVSDGGVHSSNEHLYALARAAKEAGASHIVVHCFMDGRDVPPKSGAGYLDELEGVLAELTDEGCTAEIGSISGRYYAMDRDNRWERVEQAWRAVVAAEPRADATAAEVMAASYAVDVTDEFVVPTALTGRGVRDGDAVVFFNFRPDRAREITRALVDPAFAGFERGARPQVSFVCLTEYDPEIPAPVAYPKEFPEEVLADVLAEAGLAQYHIAETEKYAHVTFFLNGGREEPKAGEERALIPSPKVATYDLKPEMSEPDVAATLAAAIDADEADVYIVNFANPDMVGHTGVIPAAVAAIEAVDAGVSQVLAALERKGGTALITADHGNADKMLAEDGSPFTAHTTAPVPFALVDFAGTGRTLDARQGALCDIAPTLLELVGLEAPAVMTGKSLLA, from the coding sequence GTGAGCGCAGTCGAAGAATCCCGTGCGGCATCAGCCGAAAACCTTACCCTTCCCGCATGCCTTATCATCATGGACGGCTTCGGCCTGGCCGAGCCGGGCCCGGGAAACGCCATCTCTCAGGCGCGCACGCCGTGCCTCGACGAGGTGTTCGCCACCCGTCCGTGGACCAAGCTCGAGGCATCGGGCGAGGCCGTGGGCCTGCCCGCGGGGCAGATGGGCAACTCCGAGGTGGGACACCTCAACATCGGCGCCGGGCGCGTGGTGTTCCAGGAGCTCACCCGCATCAACCGTGCCTGCGCCGACGGTTCGCTGGCGGCGAACCCCGTGCTGAACGAGGCGTTCGCGGCGGCCGCACGGCCGGGGGCGGCGCTGCACCTCATGGGGCTCGTGTCTGACGGCGGCGTCCATTCCTCCAACGAGCACCTCTACGCGCTCGCGCGCGCTGCGAAGGAGGCCGGGGCATCGCATATCGTGGTGCACTGCTTCATGGACGGCCGAGACGTGCCGCCGAAGAGCGGTGCGGGCTATCTGGACGAGCTGGAAGGCGTGCTCGCCGAGCTGACGGATGAGGGCTGCACGGCCGAAATCGGCAGCATCTCGGGACGCTACTACGCCATGGACCGCGACAACCGGTGGGAGCGCGTCGAGCAGGCGTGGCGCGCCGTTGTGGCCGCCGAGCCGCGCGCGGACGCGACGGCCGCCGAGGTCATGGCCGCTTCCTACGCCGTGGACGTCACCGACGAGTTCGTCGTGCCCACGGCGCTGACCGGGCGCGGCGTGCGCGACGGCGACGCGGTCGTGTTCTTCAACTTCCGCCCCGACCGCGCCCGCGAGATCACGCGCGCGCTGGTGGACCCTGCCTTCGCGGGTTTCGAGCGCGGCGCGCGCCCGCAGGTGAGCTTCGTGTGCCTGACCGAGTACGACCCCGAGATACCCGCTCCGGTGGCCTATCCCAAGGAGTTCCCCGAGGAGGTGCTGGCCGACGTGCTGGCCGAGGCGGGCCTTGCGCAGTACCACATCGCCGAGACCGAGAAGTACGCCCACGTGACGTTCTTTCTGAACGGCGGGCGCGAGGAGCCGAAAGCGGGGGAGGAGCGCGCGCTCATCCCCAGCCCCAAGGTTGCCACCTACGACCTGAAACCTGAGATGAGCGAGCCTGACGTGGCCGCCACGCTGGCCGCGGCCATCGACGCGGACGAGGCCGACGTGTACATCGTGAACTTCGCGAACCCCGACATGGTGGGGCATACGGGCGTCATCCCGGCCGCCGTGGCCGCCATCGAGGCGGTGGATGCGGGCGTGTCCCAGGTGCTGGCCGCTCTCGAGCGCAAGGGAGGCACGGCGCTCATCACGGCCGACCACGGCAACGCCGACAAGATGCTCGCCGAGGACGGCAGCCCCTTCACGGCCCATACCACGGCGCCTGTGCCGTTCGCGCTCGTCGACTTCGCGGGAACAGGACGCACGTTGGACGCCCGTCAGGGAGCGCTCTGCGACATCGCTCCCACGCTGCTCGAGCTCGTCGGCCTCGAAGCTCCCGCCGTCATGACGGGAAAGAGCCTGCTGGCGTAG
- the tpiA gene encoding triose-phosphate isomerase, with protein sequence MARKPMMAGNWKMNNTIAEAVVLTQEISNQYDKETWGEDVDIVICPPYVDLKPAKTVLDFDKTKVAVNAQNVYWEPSGAYTGEISVPMIKEIGCAGSIVGHSERRELFGETNEDVNRKVKALVEAGLYAIVCVGESLAVRDEGTTEEFVCAQVRAAFAGVDAADAQRCVVAYEPIWAIGTGRTATPEQAEAVCAAIRATLADLYGAEVAEEMRVLYGGSMNPGNVEGLMAQPNIDGGLIGGASLKAASFVQLINACL encoded by the coding sequence ATGGCGCGCAAACCCATGATGGCAGGCAACTGGAAGATGAACAACACCATCGCCGAGGCCGTGGTGCTGACGCAGGAGATCTCCAACCAGTACGACAAGGAGACCTGGGGCGAGGACGTCGACATCGTCATCTGCCCGCCCTACGTCGACCTCAAGCCGGCCAAGACCGTGCTCGACTTCGACAAGACGAAGGTGGCCGTGAACGCCCAGAACGTGTACTGGGAGCCCTCCGGCGCCTACACCGGAGAGATCTCGGTGCCCATGATCAAGGAGATCGGCTGCGCGGGCAGCATCGTTGGCCACTCCGAGCGCCGCGAGCTGTTCGGCGAGACGAACGAGGACGTGAACCGCAAGGTGAAGGCGCTCGTCGAGGCGGGCCTGTACGCCATCGTGTGCGTGGGCGAGTCGCTGGCCGTGCGCGACGAGGGCACCACCGAGGAGTTCGTGTGCGCCCAGGTGCGCGCCGCGTTCGCCGGCGTGGACGCCGCCGACGCGCAGCGCTGCGTGGTGGCCTACGAGCCCATCTGGGCCATCGGCACGGGGCGCACGGCCACGCCCGAGCAGGCCGAGGCCGTCTGCGCCGCCATCCGCGCGACGCTCGCCGACCTGTACGGCGCGGAGGTCGCCGAGGAGATGCGCGTGCTGTACGGCGGCTCCATGAACCCGGGCAACGTCGAGGGCCTCATGGCCCAGCCGAACATCGACGGCGGCCTCATCGGAGGCGCCAGCCTGAAGGCGGCGTCTTTCGTGCAGCTGATCAACGCCTGCCTGTAG
- a CDS encoding phosphoglycerate kinase, with amino-acid sequence MAEIKTIDELDARGKRVLVRVDFNVPVKDGAVTDDTRIRAALPTIQKLVDDGARVILMSHLGRPAGEGFEESFTLRPAAQKLSELMGKPVVFATDTVGDDARAKAASLRDGDVLVVENLRFDKREKKNDPAFCEELAALGEAYVNDAFGTAHRAHASTAGVAALLPAYAGYLMQREVATLSGMLEEPRRPFTAILGGSKVSDKIKVIDALMDKCDTLIIGGGMCFTFLLAQGKAVGTSLKEEDWVERAAAMIAKAEERGVQLLLPVDVVCADRFAEDAETLTVSVDGIPGDMMGLDIGPETAKLYADAVAQAKTVFWNGPMGVFEMKAFEAGTKAVAEAVAANADADTIIGGGDSVAAVNKFDLAEQMTFISTGGGASMELVQGEALPGVEALK; translated from the coding sequence ATGGCCGAGATCAAAACCATCGACGAGCTGGACGCGCGCGGCAAGCGCGTGCTCGTGCGCGTCGACTTCAACGTGCCGGTGAAGGACGGCGCCGTCACCGACGACACGCGCATCCGCGCGGCGCTGCCCACCATCCAGAAACTCGTCGACGACGGCGCGCGCGTCATCCTCATGAGCCATCTCGGCCGTCCGGCCGGCGAGGGCTTCGAGGAGTCGTTCACGCTGCGTCCCGCCGCCCAGAAGCTCTCCGAGCTTATGGGCAAGCCCGTGGTGTTCGCCACCGACACGGTGGGCGACGACGCCCGCGCGAAAGCCGCCTCGCTGCGCGACGGCGACGTGCTGGTGGTGGAGAACCTGCGCTTCGACAAGCGCGAGAAGAAGAACGATCCCGCGTTCTGCGAGGAACTGGCCGCGCTCGGCGAGGCGTACGTGAACGACGCGTTCGGCACCGCGCACCGCGCCCATGCGTCCACGGCGGGCGTCGCCGCGCTCTTGCCGGCGTACGCGGGCTACCTCATGCAGCGCGAGGTGGCCACGCTCTCGGGCATGCTGGAGGAGCCGCGCCGTCCCTTCACCGCCATCCTCGGCGGCTCGAAGGTGTCGGACAAGATCAAGGTCATCGACGCGCTCATGGACAAGTGCGACACGCTCATCATCGGCGGCGGCATGTGCTTCACGTTCCTTTTGGCCCAGGGCAAGGCCGTGGGCACCTCGCTCAAGGAAGAGGACTGGGTGGAGCGCGCGGCGGCCATGATCGCGAAGGCGGAGGAACGCGGCGTGCAGCTGCTGCTGCCGGTGGACGTCGTGTGCGCCGACCGCTTCGCCGAAGATGCCGAAACGCTCACGGTCTCGGTCGACGGGATTCCCGGTGATATGATGGGCCTCGACATCGGGCCCGAGACGGCGAAGCTGTACGCCGACGCGGTGGCCCAGGCCAAGACCGTGTTCTGGAACGGCCCCATGGGCGTGTTCGAGATGAAGGCGTTCGAGGCCGGCACGAAGGCCGTGGCCGAGGCCGTGGCCGCCAACGCGGATGCGGACACCATCATCGGCGGCGGCGACAGCGTGGCCGCCGTGAACAAGTTCGACCTGGCCGAGCAGATGACGTTCATCTCCACCGGCGGCGGCGCCTCCATGGAGCTCGTGCAGGGCGAGGCGCTCCCGGGCGTCGAGGCGTTGAAGTAG
- the gap gene encoding type I glyceraldehyde-3-phosphate dehydrogenase, which translates to MAIKVGINGFGRIGRLAFRAMVNDPEIEVVAVNDLGDIPTMAHLLKYDSIHGRAFDTVEVTEDGFVADGHAVKVLSEREPANLPWGELGVDVVVESTGFFTDGTKAKAHLDAGAKKVVISAPAKNEDITIVMGVNDDQYDPEKHNIISNASCTTNCLAPFAKVLMDNFGIKRGYMNTIHSYTNDQKILDLPHKDLRRARAAAMSMIPTTTGAARAVSLVLPELKGKLDGFATRVPTPDGSMVDLTVELEKDATADEINAAMKAAAEGPLKGILEYTEDPIVSIDIVDNPHSSIFDSKLTMVLGGEGNFVKCISWYDNEWGYSNRVKDLVKILL; encoded by the coding sequence GTTGTGGCAGTGAACGACCTCGGCGACATTCCGACGATGGCCCACCTGCTCAAGTACGATTCCATCCACGGGCGCGCCTTCGACACGGTCGAGGTCACCGAGGACGGCTTCGTGGCCGACGGCCATGCGGTCAAGGTGCTCTCCGAGCGCGAGCCCGCCAACCTCCCCTGGGGCGAGCTGGGCGTCGACGTCGTCGTCGAGTCCACCGGCTTCTTCACCGACGGCACGAAGGCCAAGGCGCACCTTGACGCGGGCGCCAAGAAGGTCGTCATCTCCGCGCCGGCCAAGAACGAGGACATCACCATCGTCATGGGCGTGAACGACGACCAGTACGATCCCGAGAAGCACAACATCATCTCGAACGCCTCGTGCACGACGAACTGCCTGGCCCCCTTCGCGAAGGTGCTCATGGACAACTTCGGCATCAAGCGCGGCTACATGAACACGATCCACTCCTACACGAACGACCAGAAGATCCTCGACCTTCCCCATAAGGACCTGCGTCGCGCCCGCGCGGCCGCCATGTCGATGATCCCCACCACCACGGGCGCCGCCCGCGCGGTGTCGCTGGTGCTGCCCGAGCTCAAGGGCAAGCTGGACGGCTTCGCCACCCGCGTTCCCACGCCGGACGGATCGATGGTCGACCTCACCGTGGAGCTTGAGAAGGACGCCACGGCCGATGAGATCAACGCCGCGATGAAGGCCGCCGCCGAGGGCCCGCTCAAGGGCATCCTGGAGTACACCGAGGATCCGATCGTCTCCATCGACATCGTGGATAACCCGCACTCCTCCATTTTCGACAGCAAGCTGACCATGGTGCTGGGCGGCGAGGGCAACTTCGTCAAGTGCATCTCCTGGTACGACAACGAGTGGGGCTACTCGAACCGTGTGAAGGACTTGGTGAAGATCCTTCTTTAA